The Oryza glaberrima chromosome 9, OglaRS2, whole genome shotgun sequence genome includes a window with the following:
- the LOC127785137 gene encoding nucleobase-ascorbate transporter 2-like, which produces MAEVKPEDMVHHPPMDQLQGFEYCIDSNPSWGEAIALGFQHYILSLGTAVMIPTMLVPLMGGNDHDKARVVQTLLFVTGIKTLLQTLFGTRLPTIIGGSYAFVVPILSIIRDPSLAQIADGHTRFVQTMRAIQGSLIVSSSIQIILGYSQLWAICSRFFSPLGMVPVVALVGLGLFERGFPVVGRCVEIGLPMLILFVALSQYLKHVNVRHVPVLERFSLLICVALVWVYAHILTASGAYKHTALLTQFSCRTDRANLISSALWISIPFPLQWGAPTFSANHAFGMMAAVVVSLIETTGAFMAAARLASATPPPAYVLSRGIGWQGIGTLLDGLFGTGTGSTVSVENVGLLGSTRVGSRRVIQISAGFMIFFSMLGKFGALFASIPFPIFAAIYCVMFGIVAAVGLSFLQFTNMNSMRNLFIVGVSLFLGLSIPEYFSRYTTSAQQGPAHTKAGWFNDYINSVFSSPPTVALIVAVLLDNTLDVREAARDRGMPWWARFRTFRGDSRNEEFYTLPFNLNRFFPPS; this is translated from the exons ATGGCTGAGGTGAAGCCTGAGGACATGGTCCATCATCCACCCATGGACCAGCTTCAGGGATTTGAGTACTGCATAGACTCCAATCCATCCTGGG GTGAAGCAATTGCTTTGGGCTTTCAGCATTACATTCTTTCCCTGGGCACTGCTGTGATGATCCCAACAATGCTGGTTCCTCTTATGGGTGGAAATGAT CATGACAAGGCAAGAGTTGTTCAAACACTGCTATTTGTTACTGGGATAAAAACACTGCTCCAGACATTATTCGGCACTCGACTTCCTACCATCATTGGGGGCTCATATGCATTTGTTGTTCCAATCCTCTCCATTATCCGTGACCCATCGCTTGCGCAAATTGCTGATGGCCATACT AGATTTGTGCAGACAATGAGAGCAATACAAGGCTCCCTGATAGTCTCCTCGAGCATTCAGATAATTCTTGGCTATAGCCAATTGTGGGCAATTTGCTCCAG GTTCTTTAGCCCACTTGGGATGGTTCCGGTGGTCGCGCTTGTGGGGCTTGGCCTATTCGAGAGAGGATTCCCTGTG GTTGGGAGATGTGTGGAGATCGGCCTTCCAATGCTCATCCTGTTTGTCGCGCTCTCCCAATATCTGAAGCATGTAAATGTCCGGCATGTTCCAGTTTTGGAGAGGTTTTCGCTGCTTATATGCGTTGCTCTTGTGTGGGTATATGCCCACATCCTCACAGCAAGTGGCGCCTACAAGCACACAGCCCTGCTCACCCAGTTCAGCTGCCGAACAGACCGTGCCAACCTCATCTCTTCTGCTCTATG GATAAGCATTCCGTTCCCGTTGCAATGGGGTGCACCAACATTCAGTGCAAATCATGCGTTTGGTATGATGGCTGCCGTCGTGGTGTCGTTAATTGAG ACAACTGGAGCTTTCATGGCTGCTGCCCGGTTGGCAAGCGCAACACCACCACCTGCATATGTGCTGAGTAGAGGCATTGGATGGCAG GGAATCGGTACCTTACTAGATGGTCTATTTGGCACTGGTACTGGATCTACTGTTTCTGT TGAGAATGTTGGTCTTCTTGGATCAACAAGGGTTGGTAGCAGGAGAGTGATACAGATTTCTGCAGGATTCATGATCTTCTTCTCCATGCTAG GAAAATTCGGTGCACTATTTGCCTCCATTCCATTCCCAATATTTGCGGCTATATACTGCGTAATGTTTGGCATTGTCG CTGCTGTGGGACTATCCTTTTTGCAATTCACCAACATGAACTCAATGCGCAACCTCTTCATTGTTGGTGTCTCCCTCTTTCTTGGCTTATCAATACCAGAGTACTTTTCTCGGTATACCACGAGCGCACAACAAGGACCAGCGCACACTAAGGCTGGATGG TTCAATGACTACATCAACAGCGTCTTCTCGTCTCCACCGACTGTCGCCCTCATCGTGGCGGTTCTCCTTGACAACACACTCGATGTCAGAGAGGCGGCAAGGGACCGGGGAATGCCATGGTGGGCGCGATTCAGGACGTTCCGAGGCGACAGCAGGAATGAAGAGTTCTACACCCTGCCATTCAACCTCAATAGGTTCTTCCCACCATCttga